Genomic window (Abditibacteriota bacterium):
GTCTATGATCCGGACCGTATTACGGCCTGCGTCATAGCTGCCCAGGGCCGCCTTTATGGTTTTTGACCCGAGATCACAGGCCAGATAATAACTGCTTTTCACTGCGTCCAACCTAACAACATACTACACGGCAAACAAACTGCACATATATATTATATCTTAAAAATCCGTTTTATGCCAAGAGAAAGGGCCGGTCAGGGATTTTTTTTTGGAGCCCTCCTCCCCTTGATGAACTCCACCCTGATGATGGACAGATTGAGGAATATCCTGCCGCCCAGGACTATGAGGGCAGCCAGAAACAGGTCTATCCTCAGCAGGTCTCCTATGTAGGCCAGACCTGCGGCCAGCAGAGCGTTGCAGAAAAAGCCCGACAGGAATATGGAGTCTTCAAAATTGCCCTGCAGTCTGGCCCTCACACCGCCGGTGATGGCGTCCAGACCCGCCAGCAGCGCCAGGGACAGATAGCTGGCCCACTTGCCGGGCAGGTCCACGGGGGCAAAATACACCGCCAGGCCCAGCATAAAGGCCAGCACGGGATACAGATACAGCTTCAGCCGGGCCTTGTTCATTTGGTCACCTCCCGGGCGTAGGTGAACTTGGTAGAGCCGGTGTAGGCCGGCAGCTCCAGCTTTTTCTCCTTGGTCACCGTGAGCATGCCCAGCACCTGCAGATCTGCCACGGTGCCTCCGGGCATATTGATGCCCGTGTAGAGGTCGTCGGGGTTGCCCACGGCCTTGATGACGTAAGGGGGAAAGACCCTGATATTATTCACCAGAATGGGAGTGCCGGCGCAGCGGATGGAGGTGTTGGCCACTATCCTCTGCTCGTTCACGGACACGGCCTCGGCTCCGGAGTTGAAGAGCTCGTTCACCGTCAGCACTATGTCCGAGTAGTGCACCAGCAGCTGGTCTATCTCGTAGGCGGGCGAATCCTTGGATATCTTGGGGCTGTCCACCAGAGTGACTATGACCCCGGGGCCCGACACGGCGCTGGTGCCGGCCAGCAGCTTGCTCTCCGTGAGGATGTTTTCCAGCCTCTGGGTGCTGGCCACGCCCTTTGCCTGCTCCACGGCCATTTTTTCCGTGAGAGCCTTCTGGTCAGCCAGCTCCTTCTGCAGCTTGATGTTTTCATCCTTGGCGTATTTGAGGAGCGAGCCGGCGTCGGCCATCCTGATGGGGATGCCCTCTCTGATGGCCTGTATCTGGGTCTTGAAGGTGAGAGCAAACAGCACGCCCAGTATGAAGCACAGGATCACCAACTCGGCGAGCCAGCTTTTTCCGTGACTTGCAGGAACCATTCGTTACTCCTTTGGAAAATCTTTTAAGTTCTTTTTGGGCTTGTAGGTGGCGGTCTCGTCGTCCAGGAGACATATCTCCCGGGCGTTCCGGAGAATATCCGGCCTGAGACGGCTGATGGCAGAGAGCAGGTCCAGCTTTTCGATGGTGTTGGCCAGAGCGCCGAACTCCACCGTGGGGCCCTCCCCCGCCAGATCCAGCACCAGGGAGGAATCGGCGTCCACCCACAGCTTGGCCGGCCGCAGCTTTTTCTGGTCCGCATAGACAGCTACGTTGTACAGGAACTGCAGATCGTATATCTGCCTGCGTCTCAGATTGATCTTGTCGGCAAAATACTGCTCCACCGACTTTTCGTCGGCGAACTTGCCGGACCCTCCCTCCGGGGAAAGGGCGGCCAGAGCCTGAGCCTTTTTGGCATTCTGGGTCCGGGCGTAGGCGTCGGCGTTCATGTCGGAAATGCTGCGGCCCACGGAGGGCTCCACCCCGGATATCAGCACGGGCAGAGGTCTGGTGCGCTCCCCCCGGGCCAGCTTGTGAAACACGAAGCCGCTCCTGTCCGTCAGATATTCGTTTCTGTCCTGCTTCACCAGGGCAAAGGGAGTCCTCTCCTTCACCCGGACGCTGACCGTGTCGGGAAAGCGGATGACGGCTCTGACGCTCAGCACCTCCGGCTGGGCCAGCACGTCCCTGCACTCGGAGCTCCTGACGAACATGGCGCAGAAGATATTTTTTCCCTCGTATCTCTCGGCGGCCTTACGGGCCACGGCGGCCTTGGAATACCGGACCCCTTTTACCCCCGTGTTCTCCACGCCAAAGCCGGGATAGGTGAGCAAAAAGCCCGCCACAAAGCCGGCTATGACAAATATGCCAAACAGCCTGAGGACCCTGAAGACGTTGTCAAAGGCCCTCCTGACAGCGGTGTCGGGAGGCCCTCCTGCCCCGTCGCCGGGGGCGGGAGTGTCCAGATTGGTCTGGCTGATGCGTCTGTCACGTCTCATTTTGCGCGCTGCCGATCATGATGTCCAGAAAGGCTTCAAAGCTGATGCCGGCGGCCATGAGGGCCTTGGGCACCAGACTGGTGGGAGTCATGCCGGGTATGGTGTTGGTCTCCAGGACCTGGATGCCTCCTCCGGGCTCCACGATCATATCCGTCCTGGACACGCCTCTGCAGCCCAAAGCCCTGTGGGCGGCCAGAGCCAGCTCCGCTGCCCGGGTGGCCGCGGCCCCGTCAAGGCGGGCCGGGCATATCTCGGCAGTCCTGCCGGGCACGTATTTGGCTTCCAGGTCGTAGAGGCCCTCGTCGGGCACTATCTCTATGGCGGGCAGGGCCATGGGCCCCTTGTGGGTGTCCAGCACGGCCACTGTGATCTCCGTGCCCTCCACGTTCTCCTCCGCCATGATGACTGCGTCGTATTCGGCCGCGGTCCGCACCGCCTGCTCCAGCTCCTCCTCCGTACAGACCTTGGTCATGCCGATGGTGGAGCCCTGACACACGGGCTTTATGAACAGGGGATACCTGAGACCGGCGCACTGGGTCCGGGCGTCGGCGGGCCGGGAGGCGCTGATGATCACCGCCTCGGGAGTGGGGATGCCGTGCTGCCTGTATATCTTTTTGCTGACGGCCTTGTCGATGGCCAGAGCGTGGCCCAGGATGCCGGAGCCCGTGTAGGGGATGCCCAGCATCTCCAGCAGGCCCTGGACGGCTCCGTCCTCGCCGTATTTGCCGTGAAGGGCCACAAAGCACACGTCGGGCCTCTTGTCCCTGCCCTCAAAGAGCAGGCTGCAGGGAGCGGCAAAGCCGGACTCGTAAAACGCTTCTATCTGCTCTCTGTGGACTTCCATCATGGGATATTTTTCCACCACTGTCTGCCAGCCGGGGCGCAGCCCCGCCACGTCTATGCCGCAGACGTCGTATTTGTCCTTGTTGAGAGCCAGGCATATCTGATAGCCGGTGACCAGAGAGATGTTTCTCTCGGAGGACAGTCCTCCCATGAGCACCGCCACCCTTGTTTTGGAAAAGTCGCCCACCAGCCGCACCTCCGGCTCCAGCTCCACGCCCTTTTCCCGCAGCACCCGGTCCCTGACGCGGCCGGCCAGCGCGCAGACGTCAGAGGCGGAAGCGCCGTCGGCGTTGATGATGAAATTGGCGTGCTCCTCCGCCACTCTGGCTCCTCCGGCTGCTGCGCCCTTCAGGCCGCAGCTCTCTATGAGCCGGCCCGCCTGCACGTCTTCGGCCGGATTCTTGAAAAAGCAGCCGGCGCTCTTCTGATTGGGAAACTTGCGCTTGCGGAGATACAGCCTTTCGGAGAGGTAGTCCTTCGCCGCCTGCAGCTCTTCGGGAGAGGAAGCCCTGACGAGGCGGAAGGCGCAGGAAAGGAGCACGTAGCTGCCGGGATTCTTCTGAAACAGGGAGTTCCTGTATTCGTAGCCGCACTCCTCCGCCTCCAGGGTGCAGAGGCAGTCGCGCTCCACGTCATACACGTCCAGAGAGGCCACGAAACGGCTGATGCCGCCCAGGCTCTCGCCGGCGTTCATATACAGGGCGCCGCCCAGACTGCCGGGCACGGCCCCCACTTCCTGAAGGCCTGTAAAGCCCGCCTCCAGGGAGGCTCTGGCCGCCGCGGTGAGCCCTGCGGCGCACCCGCAGACAAAGAGGCCCTCGCCGGTCTCTCCGGACTCGGCCAGACCGGGGCCCAGCTTCACCACCGCTCCCGCAAAACCCCTGTCGGAGACCAGCAGATTGGTGCCGCCGCCAAAGACGTAAAAAGGAACGTCCGCGGCCCGGAGGGCCCGGATAGTCTCCGCCACGGCTTCGGGGCTGTCGCATACGACCATCATATCGCAGCAGCCCCCCACTCCCATAGCGGTGTGCCTGTCCAGAGGCTCGTTGTAATATACAGTAATACCTTTTATACTTTCCAGCATCAGTTACTCCCTGTCAGCCAGGTCGGCGCATATGGCGTTGATGTCTCCGGCGCCGAAGACCACCGCTATATCGCTGTCGGCGACGGTCCTTTTCAGATAGTCGGCTATGAGGTTTTTGGGCAGGTAGGAGGTGTTTTTGAAGCCCGACTCCAGTATGGCCCTGTTGACCATGTTGCCGTCCACGCCCTTGATGGGCTTTTCCCGGGCGGCGTAAACGTCGGTGACTATGACCTCGTCCCCCTTGGTGAGCACCTCCACAAAGCCCTGCAGATGGTCTCTGGTCCGGGAATACAGGTGGGGCTGGAACACGGCCACTATCCTCCTGCCCGGGTAGTGCTCCCTGAGAGCGTCCATGGTGGCTCCTATTTCAGTGGGGTGATGGGCGTAGTCGTCTATGAGCATGCCTCCGTTGAGATGCCGCACGTTGAAGCGGCGGCTGGGCAGGGAAAAGCTCTCCAGCACCTGTTTCTGAGCCTCCGCCGGGATGCCCAGCAGGCTGCAGCAGGCCATACAGGCCAGAGCGTTGAGTATGTTGTGTCTGCCGGGTATCTGCAGGGACACCCGGCCGCAGCCCGTCACCTCAAAGGTGGTGCCTCCGCCCTGTATCTCCACGTCCGTGGCCCTGAAGTCGGCGCCTTCTCCGAAGCCGAAGCCCACGGCCCGGCGGCCGCTTTCCCGGGCGGTCCGGACGGCGGCGGGACAGTCGGCGCAATAGACTATGGCCCCGTCCGGGTCCACGTTGCGGACAAAGGCGGCAAAGGCCTCCCTGATCCTGTCAAAGGTGCCGTAATAGTCCAGATGGTCGGCGTCTATATTGGTGATGACTGCCAGAGAGGGCCGCAGGTCCAGAAAGGACTCAAAGGCCTCGCAGGCCTCGGTGAGGAAATATTTGTTGCTTTTGCCTATGCGGGCGTTGCTGCCCTTCAGAGAGGGCACCGCGGCGCCTATAAGGGAGGTGTTGTCGTAGCCGCTGCCCGAAAGGACGGCGTCTATCATGGTGGTGGTAGTGGTCTTGCCGTGGGTGCCGGCCACGGCTATGCGGACTTCGTATTCGCTCATGAGCCGGCCCAGCATCTCGGAGCGGACCAGGCATTCGCCCGCCGTCTCTCTGGCCTTGCGCAGCTCTTCGTTGTCATTGGGTATGGCGGCGGAATAGACTATCACGTCCTGATCCGATATGTTGTTGGCGGAGTGGCCGATGGTGACCGTGATGCCCTTGTTGCGGAGGCGGATGGTGGACGCCCTTTCTGTGGCATCGCTGCCCGATACGCTGCACCCTCTCGCCTTGAGGATCTCCGCTATGGGGCTCATGCCCTCGCCCCCGATACCGATAAAGTGATACTTCCTGCTGTCCAACGCTGCGCTCTGCCTCTCATCAAAAAATCAAACCAATTATATTATACTATATTTGCCCTCAAATGAAAATACGAAAAGGCCTGCCGGGCCCGGAGCCCGGCTCTCTTTTTTTGTAAAAAAAGGCCCTGCTTCCGGGGCTTTTCCCCGGCGCCTCTTGCAAAATGCGCCCGCTGTGTGTAATATAAAAGTGACCCGCCCGGCGGCGGGTCCACAGACACAAGGCAAAGGAGCTATATTGCGTGATGGACGTTTCCATAGACGAGATCAGAGCCCGGGAGATACTGGACGCCCGGGGGCTGCCCGGACTGGAGGCAGAGGTGTTTTTGGCGGACGGGACCTACGGCGCGGGCCGGGTGTCCGCGGGGCCGGACCCTGCGGGGAGCAGCGGCGCCCGGTCGGCGGCGGACGCGGCGGCCTTTATCAACGGAGACCTGAACGACATGCTCTGCGGGGTCAGCACCACGGACCAGGCGGGCATTGACGACGAGCTGGAAACGCTGGAGGAGCTGCCGGCCTATGGGGCTCTGGCTGTATCCCGGGCCTGCGCCGGGGCTGCGGCGGCGGGACTGTGCCTGCCCCTGTGGAAATATCTGGGAGGCGCCGGGGCCCGCATCCTGCCCCTGCCCCGCATCACGGCTCTGGACACTCCCGGCACCGATTTTGCCTCGGTGCTGATACAGCCCTCGGGGGCCGCCGGGCTCACGGAGGGCATCGCCATAGCCGCCACCTTTTTCGACGCCCTGAGAGACAGCCTGCTCCAGGCGGGGCAGCCCCTTCTCACGGGAGAATACGGGGGCTGCGTGCCGGGCCCCGGGAGCATAGAGGACCGGCTGGCCTTTCTGTGCGGAGTCATCGAAAAGGCGGGCTTCGTGCCCGGAGAGGACATAGAGACGGTGCTCTGCCTGCGCCCGGCGGCGGAGCCGGAGGACAGGCGCCGCTTTGCCGGCAGGCCGGCGGAGACTGCGGCGGCACTGGCGGACAGCTTTCCCATAGCCTGGATAGAGGATCCCTGGGGCTGCCCGTCCCTGTGGGAGGACGCGGAAGACACGGCGCCTGTGTGCGGCGTGCCCGGTCCCGAGGGCGAGCCGCCGGAGGGAGCCGCCGGAGTGATCATTTCTCCGGGGTCCGTGTCCACCGTCAGCGGCATCTTCAATGCGGTGAACAGGGCCCGGGCCCGGGGACTGAAGCTGGTCATTGACAGCGGCTGCGCCGCCGGAGAGACCTTTGCGGCGGACCTGGCGGTGGCGGTGAACGCGGAGGCAGTGCGGCCCGGCTCCCTGACGGGCCCCCAGGGCGGACTGATACTCAACCAGCTGCTGAGGATCGAAGAGGAGCTGGGAAGCGCAGGCATATTCAGCACGGAGGCGGAACAGATATGAAAAGACTATACACCGACGAGGAACGGGCGGCCTACGGGACCGCCGGCAAATGGCAGGCAAAATGGATATGCCACCCTGAGGGCAGCGCCGAGGAGTCGGCCCTCTATTGCTGCCGGCTGGAGTTCGGGACGACCGAAGAGCAGACTCTGAGACTGAAGGTATCCGCCGACCAGAGATACATTCTCTTTGTGGACGGCGTCCGGGAGGGAGAAGGACCCGAGCGGGGAGACAGCGACAACTGGTTTTTCGAGACCTATGAGCTCACAGTGTCCCCGGGGCGCCACTCTCTGACGGCTCTGGTGTGGTTCATCAGATACGAGGACAGGCCTCCCGTGGCCCAGATGTTCTGGCGGCCGGGCTTCCTGCTGGAATGTCCGGAGCTGCCGGAGCTCAGCACGGGCAGCGGCCCCTGGCGCATACTGAAGGTGCCGGGCTACAGGATAGAGACCCCCAATCACGAGACCTACACGGGCTCCCGCTTTACGGTGCGGGGAGCGGAGGTCCCCCGGGACTTTTTGTCCGGCGGAGGCGACGGCTGGCGGGAGCCGGCGGTCCTGTGGAGAGCCAGCAACAAATATATGGACCGCGGCCGGGAGTTTCTTACCAAATGGCACCTGCGCCCCTGCATGCTGCCGGCCCCCTATGAGGGAGAGATAAAGGGCATCCGGGCAGTCGCCTGCGACCATCCCCTCTCCGACAGCACCGAGGAGGTGCGGATAGCCCCGCCGGAGCCGGCGGCTCTGGCGGAGTGGCAGAGCTTTTTCGACGGCGGCAGCGTCACGGTGCCCCCGGAGACCCGGGTCAGAGTCATAGCCGACATGGGCAACTATTACTGCGTGAGGCACCGCTTTCTGACGGTTGGAGGCCGGGGCTCCCGTATCAGGCTGCGCTATGCCGAGACCCTTTTTGAGGACCTGAAGACCTTTCGCAAGGGCAACAGGGACGAATATCTGGGCAAGGCCTATCACGGCGTAGGTGTGGACTACTATCCCGGCGGCGCCCGGGACGAAGAATACTTTTCCCTGTGGTGGTATCCCGGCAGATATATGGAGATATACGTGGAGACCGCCGGCGAGAGCCTGACCCTCTCCTCCCCCGAGTTCGGAGAGACCCACTACGACTACGCCTTTGACGCCTCCTTTGAGTCCTCCGACGGAGAGCTGTATTCCTTTGCCCCCATAGCCCTCCGGGCTCTGGAAATGTGCACCCACGAGACCCTGATGGACTGCCCCTTCTACGAGCAGCTCATGTATGTGGGAGACACCCGTCTGGAGCTGCTGACGGTCTATTCCGTCTCCCGGGACAGGCATATAGCCAAAAAGGCGGTGGACACCTTTGACAAATCCATAGGCACCGAGGGCCTCACCAAATCCAGATATCCCTCCCACCTGGAGCAGCACATACCCCCCTTCTCCCTCTTTTACGTGGCCATGGTCCACGACTACCTGACCTACACGGGGGACAGGGCCTTCGCGGCGGAGCTGATGCACGGAGTGCGGGGAGTCATGGACTTCTTCGAGAGGCACGAAAACGGAGATGGCCTGCTGCAGGCGCCTCAGGGCTGGAACTTCACCGACTGGGTGCCCGGCTTCCCGGGAGGCCACAGCGACTATACTGCCCGGGGAGTCAGCGGCTATTACAATGCCCACTGGCTCTACACCCTGCTGAAGGCGGCGGAGCTGGAGGACTTCATGGGCGAAAGGGCCCTGGCGGAGAGATACAGGCGCAGGGCCGAAGAGCTGCTGCAGCGCTTTGACAGGACCTTCTGGAAGGAGGACAGGGGCCTCTACAGCGAGGACGCTGCCGGCGCCCTCTTCTGGGAGCACACCCAGTGTCTGGCCATACTGACGGGCCTGCTGCCCGAAGACAGGGTCCGCCGGATCACCGACGCTCTGGCGGAGGGCAGGGACATACACAGGACCACCATCTATTTCAGCCACTACCTGCTGGAGGCAGCGGCAGCGGCGGGACGCAGCGACATCTTCTACGACAGGCTGGCCTTTTGGAGCGGCCTGCCGAAGCAGGGCTTCCGGACCACTCCCGAATCGCCGGAGCCTCCCAGATCCGACTGCCACGCCTGGGGAGCCCATCCCCTGTACCACCTGCAGGCCAACGCCCTGGGCGTCAGGCCCGCCGAGCCCGGCTTTGGCCGTGTCAGCGTGAAGCCCATGCTGGGCCGTCTGAAGTGGGCAAAGGGCTCCATGCCCCACCCCGCCGGCAGCATAGAGTGCTCCTATGACAACACGGGAGAGACCCTGACCGGCCGGGTGACCCTGCCCCGGGGAGTCACCGGCACCCTGACCGCGAACGGCAGGACCATAGAGCTGAAGGAAGGCGTCAACGACTTTTAGGCGAGGCAGCAGCCAGTCGGCGGGACCCGTCCGCAGGCGCGCTGCCCTTAAGCAAGCCGCAGATATCAAGGAGAGCCATGGAAAACATCATAAAATACGTCATACTGGTATTGTTTATCGCCGCTGTGGGCGCGCTGATCTTTATGGCAGGCTATTCCCGCAGCAAGACTCTGGCGCTGTCCGACAGGACCGGGCAGTCCGCCGGGACCTTGCAGTCGGACTATGAGGCCCCTCCGGAGGTCAAATCAGGCAGCCGGAAGGCAGAGGCCCTTGCGGGGAACACAGTCCCCTCTTCCCCGGACAAAAAGGAAGCTGCAGAGGCCCGGGAAAAAGCCGGGCAGTATGCCAAAGAGCATCCGGAAGCCGCCGAGAAAGAGATCAGCGAAATGTCCGCCTATCTCACCCTGCCCGCCGGCCTTTCTCCCGAAAACCGCAGGGACCATATGCTGCTGCTGGCCTCCAAAAAGCAGGAGGCCAAAAAGACCGGGGCCCGCGCCGGCGCAGAGACCGTGACCATGGGCCTCTATCCCCAGAGAGAAGGGACTCCGGAGGAGCCCATCGAATGGAGGATCATAGACAGGCTGGACAGCAAGACCGTGTTCGTGGTCAGCGCCAACGTGCTGGAATACAAGGCCTATGACGACGAACACAAGAATGAGACCCTGTCTTACTTCTGGTACAAGAGCACTCTGAAGAAGTGGCTGAACGTGAACTTTTACAACTCGGCCTTTTCCGACGAGGAAAAACAGAGGATACTCACCTCCGACATCATACTGCAGTCCGGAGCCACCGTCAAGGACAGGGTGTTCATCCTGCACACGGAGGAAGCAAAGCTCTTTTTCAGGGACGACAGAGACAGGATATGCCTGCCCACTCCCCGGGCCAAAGCCCAAAAGCCCCACTATCCGGGCATGGGCGACGTGGATATGTGGTGGGCGAGGAGCAACAACAACGGCCTCGGCACCGTGACCGCCCAGGGCCAGGTGATCGACATGGTCGGCCCGGCGGGCCTTTACCACCTGGGGGTGCGCCCCGCTATGTGGATAAGGCTGAGATAGACCGGCCGCAGTCCTCATGACCGAGGCATAACAATGATAGACCGTGTTCCCCCGCGAGACCTGTGATCCCGCGGGGGAAGCTCTTTTTGTCACGCCTGCGGCTCCTCACGCACCGGCCCGCAAGTGCTCCCCTGCAAAATAAGGACGGCCCCGGAGCGGGCCGGCAGTTCCCCCGGCAGCGGTCTCCGGATGCTGTTTGCAGCGGGAGCGGACGGGCAGAGCCCCTTTCATTTGTCTTTTCCGTGTGTTTATAGTATAATAAATTATGAGTAAATACACGCGAACAAGGAGCATGCTGTGGCCTCTGCCGATTTCTGCGACGACGACTATTGCTTTGCCTGCGGCACCAAAAA
Coding sequences:
- a CDS encoding small basic family protein, with the translated sequence MYLYPVLAFMLGLAVYFAPVDLPGKWASYLSLALLAGLDAITGGVRARLQGNFEDSIFLSGFFCNALLAAGLAYIGDLLRIDLFLAALIVLGGRIFLNLSIIRVEFIKGRRAPKKNP
- a CDS encoding DUF881 domain-containing protein — protein: MVPASHGKSWLAELVILCFILGVLFALTFKTQIQAIREGIPIRMADAGSLLKYAKDENIKLQKELADQKALTEKMAVEQAKGVASTQRLENILTESKLLAGTSAVSGPGVIVTLVDSPKISKDSPAYEIDQLLVHYSDIVLTVNELFNSGAEAVSVNEQRIVANTSIRCAGTPILVNNIRVFPPYVIKAVGNPDDLYTGINMPGGTVADLQVLGMLTVTKEKKLELPAYTGSTKFTYAREVTK
- the murB gene encoding UDP-N-acetylmuramate dehydrogenase — translated: MLESIKGITVYYNEPLDRHTAMGVGGCCDMMVVCDSPEAVAETIRALRAADVPFYVFGGGTNLLVSDRGFAGAVVKLGPGLAESGETGEGLFVCGCAAGLTAAARASLEAGFTGLQEVGAVPGSLGGALYMNAGESLGGISRFVASLDVYDVERDCLCTLEAEECGYEYRNSLFQKNPGSYVLLSCAFRLVRASSPEELQAAKDYLSERLYLRKRKFPNQKSAGCFFKNPAEDVQAGRLIESCGLKGAAAGGARVAEEHANFIINADGASASDVCALAGRVRDRVLREKGVELEPEVRLVGDFSKTRVAVLMGGLSSERNISLVTGYQICLALNKDKYDVCGIDVAGLRPGWQTVVEKYPMMEVHREQIEAFYESGFAAPCSLLFEGRDKRPDVCFVALHGKYGEDGAVQGLLEMLGIPYTGSGILGHALAIDKAVSKKIYRQHGIPTPEAVIISASRPADARTQCAGLRYPLFIKPVCQGSTIGMTKVCTEEELEQAVRTAAEYDAVIMAEENVEGTEITVAVLDTHKGPMALPAIEIVPDEGLYDLEAKYVPGRTAEICPARLDGAAATRAAELALAAHRALGCRGVSRTDMIVEPGGGIQVLETNTIPGMTPTSLVPKALMAAGISFEAFLDIMIGSAQNET
- a CDS encoding alpha-L-rhamnosidase, whose product is MKRLYTDEERAAYGTAGKWQAKWICHPEGSAEESALYCCRLEFGTTEEQTLRLKVSADQRYILFVDGVREGEGPERGDSDNWFFETYELTVSPGRHSLTALVWFIRYEDRPPVAQMFWRPGFLLECPELPELSTGSGPWRILKVPGYRIETPNHETYTGSRFTVRGAEVPRDFLSGGGDGWREPAVLWRASNKYMDRGREFLTKWHLRPCMLPAPYEGEIKGIRAVACDHPLSDSTEEVRIAPPEPAALAEWQSFFDGGSVTVPPETRVRVIADMGNYYCVRHRFLTVGGRGSRIRLRYAETLFEDLKTFRKGNRDEYLGKAYHGVGVDYYPGGARDEEYFSLWWYPGRYMEIYVETAGESLTLSSPEFGETHYDYAFDASFESSDGELYSFAPIALRALEMCTHETLMDCPFYEQLMYVGDTRLELLTVYSVSRDRHIAKKAVDTFDKSIGTEGLTKSRYPSHLEQHIPPFSLFYVAMVHDYLTYTGDRAFAAELMHGVRGVMDFFERHENGDGLLQAPQGWNFTDWVPGFPGGHSDYTARGVSGYYNAHWLYTLLKAAELEDFMGERALAERYRRRAEELLQRFDRTFWKEDRGLYSEDAAGALFWEHTQCLAILTGLLPEDRVRRITDALAEGRDIHRTTIYFSHYLLEAAAAAGRSDIFYDRLAFWSGLPKQGFRTTPESPEPPRSDCHAWGAHPLYHLQANALGVRPAEPGFGRVSVKPMLGRLKWAKGSMPHPAGSIECSYDNTGETLTGRVTLPRGVTGTLTANGRTIELKEGVNDF
- the murC gene encoding UDP-N-acetylmuramate--L-alanine ligase, translated to MDSRKYHFIGIGGEGMSPIAEILKARGCSVSGSDATERASTIRLRNKGITVTIGHSANNISDQDVIVYSAAIPNDNEELRKARETAGECLVRSEMLGRLMSEYEVRIAVAGTHGKTTTTTMIDAVLSGSGYDNTSLIGAAVPSLKGSNARIGKSNKYFLTEACEAFESFLDLRPSLAVITNIDADHLDYYGTFDRIREAFAAFVRNVDPDGAIVYCADCPAAVRTARESGRRAVGFGFGEGADFRATDVEIQGGGTTFEVTGCGRVSLQIPGRHNILNALACMACCSLLGIPAEAQKQVLESFSLPSRRFNVRHLNGGMLIDDYAHHPTEIGATMDALREHYPGRRIVAVFQPHLYSRTRDHLQGFVEVLTKGDEVIVTDVYAAREKPIKGVDGNMVNRAILESGFKNTSYLPKNLIADYLKRTVADSDIAVVFGAGDINAICADLADRE